Proteins from a genomic interval of Gammaproteobacteria bacterium:
- the rplO gene encoding 50S ribosomal protein L15, with amino-acid sequence MRLNTIKPAAGSKQREKRLGRGRSSGHGKTSARGQKGQKARSGGYHKVGFEGGQMPLQRRLPKVGFHSRKARYTGEVRLHEAAIVAAGNDGVVDMDALRSANIISAFAKKAKVILSGEINDAVTVRGVAVTKGARAAIEAAGGKIEG; translated from the coding sequence ATGCGATTGAACACAATTAAACCGGCTGCGGGCAGCAAGCAGCGCGAGAAGCGGCTCGGACGCGGCCGTTCGAGTGGCCACGGCAAGACCAGCGCGCGAGGCCAGAAGGGCCAGAAGGCGCGCTCGGGCGGCTATCACAAGGTGGGCTTCGAAGGCGGCCAGATGCCGCTGCAGCGACGTCTGCCAAAGGTGGGCTTTCATTCGCGCAAGGCGCGCTACACCGGTGAAGTGCGTTTGCATGAAGCGGCCATAGTGGCAGCCGGCAACGATGGCGTGGTCGATATGGATGCGCTGAGAAGCGCCAATATCATCAGCGCATTTGCCAAGAAGGCAAAGGTCATCCTGTCAGGCGAAATCAATGATGCAGTCACCGTACGCGGTGTTGCAGTAACCAAGGGCGCCCGCGCTGCTATTGAAGCGGCCGGCGGCAAAATCGAGGGCTAA
- the rpsE gene encoding 30S ribosomal protein S5, with translation MARMDNSGNDELIEKLVTVNRVAKVVKGGRQFGFTALTVVGDGAGQVGYGYGKAREVPVAIQKAMQAARRALQDVPLREDTLQYAIEGHHGATKVYMQPASDGTGIIAGGAMRAVFECAGVRNVLAKSYGSRNPINVVRATVNGLTSMRSPESIAAKRGKRVEDILD, from the coding sequence ATGGCGAGAATGGACAATTCAGGCAACGACGAGCTGATTGAAAAGCTGGTTACTGTCAACCGCGTGGCCAAAGTAGTAAAGGGTGGCCGCCAGTTTGGTTTTACCGCGCTGACTGTGGTCGGCGACGGTGCCGGGCAGGTGGGTTACGGCTACGGCAAGGCGCGTGAAGTGCCGGTGGCAATTCAGAAGGCCATGCAGGCCGCCCGTCGTGCGTTGCAGGACGTGCCGCTGCGCGAAGATACGCTGCAGTACGCCATCGAAGGGCACCATGGTGCGACCAAGGTATACATGCAGCCTGCATCCGACGGTACCGGCATTATTGCCGGCGGGGCGATGCGCGCTGTTTTCGAATGCGCCGGCGTTCGTAACGTGCTGGCGAAAAGTTATGGATCGCGTAACCCGATTAACGTCGTGCGCGCCACCGTTAATGGCCTGACTTCGATGCGCTCGCCGGAATCGATTGCGGCAAAACGCGGCAAGCGGGTCGAAGACATACTGGACTGA
- the rpmD gene encoding 50S ribosomal protein L30, with product MAKSKTIKVTLIKSKSGRLASHKACVAGLGLRRINHTVEVIDTPENRGMINKVSYLLRVEDA from the coding sequence ATGGCTAAGAGCAAGACAATCAAGGTGACATTGATCAAGAGCAAGAGCGGCCGTCTCGCCAGCCACAAGGCTTGCGTGGCGGGACTGGGTCTGCGCCGGATCAACCACACTGTCGAGGTAATCGACACCCCGGAAAACCGCGGCATGATCAACAAGGTTTCGTACCTGCTGCGGGTAGAGGATGCCTGA